The region ggaaggATTCTCCTGTTATCCTGAGCCTCATGGATTCCCTTTTTTATAAAAATCAATGGTGTcctgaaaatggaaaactctgataaatttcctttttttccactcaGCTGCCTGTAAGAATGACTCCTGCCAGTATGGAGAATGTGTGGAGACCATCAACAGTCACAAGTGTGACTGTTTTGAAGGCTTCTATGGAGAGAAGTGCGAGCACGGTAAGAAAACACCCTGAAGCTGTGTGGCCATGCGTCTGTTTCGATAGGGTGGCCGAACTAACATGCCCTCTTTGTCTGGCAGTTGTTCAgtgcagcagggaggaggtgaCCATCCCGTCCAAAGGAAGCGTAAATTGCACTCATACGTATGGAGAGTTCTCCTACGACTCCCGGTGCCACTATTCCTGCGAGGAGGGGTACCAGCTGAACAGCTCGAGCCCGCTGACTTGTGAAGCATCTGGACAGTGGTCAGAGCAGCCTCCCACCTGCAACTGTGAGTTAGGAGAAGCTTATTTCCAAGATCGATTTGTAGTCATTGTCTTTCTCCCCCATAATATAATGGCCATCTTGTTGTTTTCAGTGGTGACATGTCCGAAGGTTTCTCCTCCGACAAATGGAGCCATGGCGTGCACGGATCCCCTGGCTTTCTCCAGCTATCAGTCCAGTTGTGTCTTCACCTGCGATGAAGGCTACACTCTCATTGGCTCCAACAGCCTCCAGTGTCAAGCATCGGGAATTTGGAATTCCTCGCAACCATTTTGCGCTGGTACGTCTGAACGAGTTTCTACAACTCTTCCTTTAACTGCtcttgggttttatttttttgtcaaacGTATacaaaaaaaaggacttttgtTGACCTCGACTGTTTGTTCCTCTGATCCCAGCTGTCCAGTGTCCTGCTCTTCAGGAGCTAGAAAATGGCCTTACCAGCTGTGGAGATGATGAAGACAGGAAATTCAGTTATGGAAACACCTGCAGTTTCAGCTGTGCCCCTGGTTACCAGCTGGTGGGGCCAACCACGATCACGTGCACATCAGTGGCCGCATGGACTGAGAGCACGCCTCGCTGCGTAGGTGAGTCTGTTCCACGCTCTCCCTTTGTGTTTATCAgagatttttttgtcttttgtgacTATAATGTGTTTGATTTTTCACCTGCCAGCCATCACTTGCAAGAACCCAGAGGGAGAAGCTGCCCTGATCAGCCAGTGCAGCCACCCTTTGAacaagctgcagcctgg is a window of Takifugu flavidus isolate HTHZ2018 chromosome 5, ASM371156v2, whole genome shotgun sequence DNA encoding:
- the LOC130526429 gene encoding E-selectin-like — translated: MMNFCFGSKTSTSWISLTFLCLLCMGTSVECWSYYYSNDTMNWDQARAWCQERYTDLVAIQNKEEIQYLNSWLPERKGYYWIGIRKSNETQTWTWVGTNKPLTKEATNWAKNEPNNGRNGRKTKINEDCVEMYIRRRTEHGKWNDERCSKQKTALCYTAACKNDSCQYGECVETINSHKCDCFEGFYGEKCEHVVQCSREEVTIPSKGSVNCTHTYGEFSYDSRCHYSCEEGYQLNSSSPLTCEASGQWSEQPPTCNLVTCPKVSPPTNGAMACTDPLAFSSYQSSCVFTCDEGYTLIGSNSLQCQASGIWNSSQPFCAAVQCPALQELENGLTSCGDDEDRKFSYGNTCSFSCAPGYQLVGPTTITCTSVAAWTESTPRCVAITCKNPEGEAALISQCSHPLNKLQPGATCSFHCEAGFELQGASTVHCSQEGRWNEATPTCKGVEV